The Candidatus Poribacteria bacterium genome contains the following window.
CAAAGACGTGTCCATCTTTTAACTCTATAATATAGCAGTGATAGTCCTTGAAAATAATAAAATCAGGCTCCGAGCCATTAATATGCAACTTAGACTTTTTAATCACGCTTTTTGTTACCAAGAAGATACCACTGTGGATAACGTCATTTTGCAAGTCATCAAGAAACTCATCAAGATCATCTACTATGTCAATTCGCTCCTTAATAAGTGCTTCCAATTCTTTTCCGGCACGGATGGATGCAGAATGCACTTTGCTCATCAATTCACCTAACTGTTCATGACCGAACAATCTGTCGTATGAACCGGAACGATTCTTAGGAGCACTTTCTCTTATTTTTGCCATTTAGCCCTCCAAATCACACCCTATAAACTTCCTGTTGCATAAATGTGCGGATTCCATTACGGAAAAAGAACCTGCAGCGGGATCAATTATATAATCACCCTCGTTACTGACAGCCGTAATAAGTGCTGCCTGTAATTTGACAGGTTTTTGATGTGGGTGTTTTTTATTTTCTTTCGGTTCTCGCCAAACGTCACGAATGTTATGAACCTGCCAGACTCCTTTGGCACGCTTGGGGAGTTTCTGTAGAACGACACAATACTCACAGGTACGTCTCGATCTATACCCCATTCCAAAGCTTTCCTTATCCCAAACAATCATGTCAACGACTTCTAATTGTGTGCCTTCAATCCAATGTGTGAACCCCTGACATAGATGAAATTTGTCAATCCACAAAAACAGATGTCCGCTTG
Protein-coding sequences here:
- a CDS encoding restriction endonuclease, translated to MAKIRESAPKNRSGSYDRLFGHEQLGELMSKVHSASIRAGKELEALIKERIDIVDDLDEFLDDLQNDVIHSGIFLVTKSVIKKSKLHINGSEPDFIIFKDYHCYIIELKDGHVFDTKKVAGERASLYGFADRNIEKLTNNISVYFCSFNQEDHHVIWDGFKRMIDFDEVMTGREFCELLEIDYDEIVKIRSRDTEDNINYFVQELWHIPEVRSLIADRLIL
- a CDS encoding site-specific DNA-methyltransferase, whose product is MSETIAEHTTNNVFSTNRIIEAPVVPVDFPDYLKPNTRLKMDGLEFLSHFVGEFIPVAFLDPQYRGVLDKMNYGNEGKSREKRRCALQQMSEELIVKFIRGIDIALMPSGHLFLWIDKFHLCQGFTHWIEGTQLEVVDMIVWDKESFGMGYRSRRTCEYCVVLQKLPKRAKGVWQVHNIRDVWREPKENKKHPHQKPVKLQAALITAVSNEGDYIIDPAAGSFSVMESAHLCNRKFIGCDLEG